A single Phoenix dactylifera cultivar Barhee BC4 chromosome 1, palm_55x_up_171113_PBpolish2nd_filt_p, whole genome shotgun sequence DNA region contains:
- the LOC120104247 gene encoding uncharacterized protein LOC120104247 — MKLHYKHLKNVLHVDPYSHPYEHVTQEDWRHLIDDVWKSKEHKVRSKVGKKNRKKLEYNHCSGSRSFVATMTIQPEFNGSENFKFSEFYKKMHIKNNKEWIDPICAPNMLSLREESFQSGV; from the exons ATGAAATTGCATTACAAGCATCTTAAGAATGTCTTACATGTGGACCCTTATAGTCATCCATATGAACATGTGACTCAAGAGGATTGGCGCCACTTAATTGACGATGTGTGGAAAAGCAAAGAACACAAG GTGAGATCAAAAGTTGGCaaaaagaataggaaaaagCTTGAGTACAATCATTGTTCAGGATCTCGGTCATTTGTTGCAACAATGACTATACAG CCAGAGTTTAATGGTtctgaaaattttaaattttcagaattctataagaaaatgCATATCAAGAACAACAAAGAGTGGATTGATCCTATTTGCGCC CCAAATATGTTAAGCTTGCGAGAAGAATCTTTCCAGTCCGGTGTGTAA
- the LOC120113278 gene encoding TBC1 domain family member 10B-like, with protein sequence MSRQTLGKRKRYILGFGDGPKPSSSSSTSSRVSQDHVGELQKLKAEMEEMKMEREIEREKLRRQLEHERREREEEKKEREEEQKQIAHLTSLVAEFLKGKTQTHKSSIHHDGAMYSTGGTNTR encoded by the exons ATGTCTAGGCAGACACTTGGAAAGAGGAAGAGATACATTCTTGGATTTGGGGATGGGCCGaagccctcttcatcttcttccacatCTAGTCGTGTGTCACAAGACCATGTTGGGGAGTTGCAAAAACTTAAAGCTgagatggaggagatgaagatggagcGTGAGATAGAGCGTGAGAAGCTGCGGAGGCAATTGGAGCATGAGAGGAGAGAGcgtgaggaggaaaagaaagagcgaGAGGAAGAACAGAAGCAAATTGCACATCTTACAAGTTTGGTGGCAGAGTTCTTAAAGGGAAAGACTCAAACGCACAAGTCATctatccatcatgatggggccatGTATTCAACTGGTGGTACAAATACTCGTTG A